AGCTGCCATCGGCGCGCAGCAGGTGCCAGGCCGGATTGCCGAGCTGCTTGTCCAGTTCCTGTTCGGGCAGGCGCTCGCGGAACTGCCAGTAATCGTCGACCGCGCGCGGAATTACGCCGGCGTGGAGTTGCTTGGCGGATTTGGGGTTGGGGAAGATGTAAAAGCCCAAACTCTCCTCGCTGCCATAGTCGAGCCATTGCTCGATGGTCAGGCCGTTGCCCTTGGACTTGGAGATCTTCTCCCCCTTCTCGTCGAGGAACAGCTCGTAAATCAGGCCTTCGGGCTTGCGGCCGCCGAGTACCTGGACGATCTTGCCCGACTGGGTGACGCTGTCGGTCAAATCCTTGCCGCACATCTCGTAATCGACGCCGAGCGCGTACCAGCGCATCGCCCAGTCGACCTTCCATTGCAGCTTGGCCATGCCGCCGAGCGCGGATTGCTCGACCGTGCTGCCGTCCTCGTCGGTAAAGCGGACCATGCCCGCCTCGGCGTCGACCACTTCGACCGGGACTTGAAGCACGCGGCCGCTGGTCGGCGAAACCGGCAGGACGGGCGAATAGGTCTGGCGCCGTTCCTCGCGCAGGGTGGGCAGCATGATGTCGAGGATCGCCTGGTTCTTGCGCAGCACCAGGCGCAGCGCATCGTCGAAGGCACCGGAATTGTAGCGCTCGCTGGCCGAGACGAATTCGTAGTCGAAACCGAAGCGGTCGAGGAATTCGCGCAGCATCGCATTGTTGTGGTCGGCGAAGCTGTCATGCTTGCCGAAGGGATCGGGAATGCGTGTCAGCGGCTTGCCGAGATTGTCCTCCAGCACGGACTTGTTCGGCACGTTCTCGGGCACCTTGCGCAACCCGTCCATGTCGTCCGAAAATGCCACGAGGCGCGTCTTGCCGTCTTCCGGCCGGGCACCGATCAGCGCTTCGAACGCGCGGCGGACCAGCGTGGTGCGCAGGACCTCCTGAAAGGTCCCGATATGTGGCAGGCCGCTGGGGCCGTAGCCGGTTTCGAACAGGACCGGCGATCCGTCGGGCTTGGTACCGTCGGGATAGCGCTTGAGCAGGCGCTGAGCCTCCTGAAACGGCCAGGCCTTGGAATTGCGGGCGATCTGGGGGAGCGAAGCCTCGGTCATCGGCTGGCTCCTTGCCGCTGGCGCTGTCTTTCGCAAGTGCGAAATGGCGAGAGGCGATTGCGAGACGCTGCGGCGAATTCGGTTTCCTACTCGAAAGTCCCGCCGTAATCGCCATCCTCATGGGCGGGATCTTCGAAGTTATCGATTCGCATTCGGCGGTTATCGGTCTCATCGCGCTGCTCGTGCTGCTGATCGCGTTCATCCTCGAACGCCATCCGCCGGTCACCATCGCAGTGACAGGCGCGGTGGCGATGCTGGCCCTGGGATTCGTCGCGCCCGACGACATGCTGGGCGTGTTCGGCAACAACGCTCCGGTCACCATCGGCGCGATGTTCGTGCTCAGCGGCGCCCTGCTGCGGACCGGGGCTCTGGAAGAAGTGTCGGGCTGGGTCATCCGCCGCACGCTGAGGCGGCCGAAGCTGGCGCTCGCTGAGGTCGGCGCGGGAACGATCGGTGCCTCCGCCTTCATGAACAACACGCCGGTCGTGATCGTGATGATTCCCATTGCCAAGCGGCTGGCGCGCGTGCTTCACATCGCCTCGACCCGTCTGCTGATTCCGGTGTCCTACCTCTCCATTCTCGGCGGGACGATCACGCTGATCGGCACCTCGACCAATCTGCTGGTCGACGGGGTCGCGACCGACAAGGGGCTGGCGCCTTTCGGCATTTTCGAAATTACCTCGGTCGGGATCGTCTCTGCCGCGGCGGGCGTGGCGATGCTGGTCCTGCTCGGCCCGTTGTTGCTGCCCGACCGCCCGAGCCGAGACGACGCGGAGATGGGCGAGAACGAAAGCTATCTCAGCCATCTCGTGCTCAATTCCGACAGCGAGCTCGTCGGCCAGATCCTCGAGAACACGCGCTTCTATCGCCGGCCGGGCGTCCGCGTGCTGGCGGTGCGGCGCGGCGGCGAATTGCTGCGCAAGGGCTTCCAGGACGAGGCGCTTGAGGTCGGTGACCAACTGGTCATCGCGGCGAGCCCGACCGAGGTCGCTTCCTTTGCCGAAGGGCGCGACTTTCGCATCGGCCTCACCGGCGTGGGCGGCGGTATCAGCACTTCGGGCCCCGATACACCGAGAGACCTGCGGCTGGTCAACGCGGTGATCTCTCCCTCGCACCCGATGATCGGGCGCAAGCTGTCGGAAATCCCGATGCTCTCGCGCTTGCGGGTCCGAGTGCTGGGCCTCGCTCGGCCGCGCCATCTCGCCGGGCCGGACCTTGCCAGCGCGCGGGTACGGGCAGGGGACCGGCTGCTGATCGCCACGGGCGAAGACGCGGTGGTTTCGCTTCAGAGCAATGTCGATCTCGCCGAGGTCAGCGATGCTCCGGTGCAGAGCTTCCGCCGCGCCCGCGCGCCAATCGCAATCGGGACGCTCGCCGCCGTGGTCGCAGGCGCGGCGCTGTTCGACCTGCCGATCGTCGCCCTCGCCATCGCCGGGGTGGCGGTGGTGCTGCTCACCCGCTGCATAGAGCCCGAGGAAGCGTGGAGCGCGATCGACGGCAGCACGCTGGTGCTGATCTTCGCTATGCTCGCTTTCGGCCTTGGCCTCGAGAATGCTGGCTCGATCGAGCTGATCGTAATTACGCTGCAACCTGTCCTGGCGGAGGCCTCGCCCTTCTGGTTGCTGGTGATGATCTACGCGATCACCAGCACGCTGACCGAGACGGTGACCAACAATGCGGTGGCGGTGATCATGACCCCGCTGGTGATCGCTCTGGCGAATGCGCTCGGCATCGATGCGCGGCCCTTCGTGGTCGCGGTGATGTTCGGCGCCAGCGCCAGTTTCGCCACGCCCATCGGCTATCAGACGAACACGCTTGTCTATGGCGCGGCGAATTATCGCTTCATGGACTTCGTGAAGATCGGCCTGCCGATGAACGTGGTGGTCGGCATCGCGTCCTGCTTCGCGATCTCGGTCTTTTTCTGAGCATTCGCGCCACCCGGCGCTTGGCAAGCGTTCCACCTTCGTTCTAGACGGCCGCCATGCTGCCCGCGCTGCCTCTTCCGGCCCTGCACGCCAGCCATGCGGGCATCTGGCTGCGCGACGCGAATGGCGCGACGCGCGGCTGTGCCAAGGGCGAGGCGGTGATGGCGGTGGCCGATACGCCGCATCTGGTCCTTAACGCGCCGCTGGTGGCGAGCCGGCTGGGCTATCCCGACCTGTCGGGGCTCGACCTGCTGGAACTGTTCGCCTTCGTCCACCCGGCGCGGTTCTGCGTGCCGACGCCCAAGGGGATCGCCCACGCGCTTGGGCTGGACGAGGTGGAGGCCGACGACGGCGTTCCCCTGCTTCTGCAACAGGCCGCCGCGCGGCTGATCGAGACATGCGAGGAAGAAAGCTGGGCCGAGCGCGAGGGCGCCTGGTCGACCCTGCAATCGCTCACCCGTCTGCGCTGGCCGTGGGCACAGGTGCTTGGCCCCCACGTGCACAAGCCCGAGCGCGCGGAGAAATGGCTGTTCTCGCGCCTGCCCGAATGGGAGGAAGCGCCCGAGCGCCCGCAGCCGCAACAGGTTCTGCTCGACGAGCTGGAGATAGAGGGCCAGCTCGAACGGCTGACCGGCGAGGGATCGGAACGGCGCGAGGGCCAGAGGCTCTATGCCAAGGGCGCGGGCGGGGTGTTCGCGCCGCGCAGCCGCGAGAAGCGCCCGCATGTTTTGCTGGCACAGGCGGGGACCGGCATCGGCAAGACGCTCGGCTATCTCGCCCCGGCGTCGCTTTGGGCGGAGCGGTCGGGCGGCACGGTGTGGGTTTCGACCTACACCAAGAACCTGCAACGCCAGCTCCGCAAGGAAAGCGCGCGCGCCTGGCCCGCCATGCGTGGCGACGGATCGCAACCGGTCGTGGTGCGCAAGGGGCGGGAGAACTATCTCTGCCTGCTCAATCTGGAGGATGCGCTGCAAGGCGGGTTCGCCGGGCGGCCCGCAATCCTCGCGCATCTGGTGGCGCGCTGGGCCGCCTTCAGCCGCGATGGCGACATGATCGGCGGCGATCTGCCCGGCTGGCTCGGCACGCTGTTCCGCAAGCGCGGGATCGCGGCGCTGACCGACCAGCGCGGCGAGTGCGTCTATGCCGGCTGCCCGCATTATCGCAAATGCTTCATCGAGCGCAGCGCCCGGGCGAGTGCGCAGGCCGATCTGGTGATCGCCAACCATGCGCTGGTCATGGTCAACGCCGCACGGGGTAGAGACCATGCCCAGCGCCCGACACGGATCGTTTTCGACGAGGGGCACCATGTCTTCGACGCCGCCGATTCGACCTTCGCCGCCGCGCTGACGGGGCAGGAGGCGATCGAGCTCAGGCGCTGGATCGTCGGCCCGGAACGCTCCAATCGAGGCCGCCGCCGGGGCCTCGCCGCCCGGCTGGCCGATGTTGCAAGTTATGACGATGCGGGTGGTGAAGCGGTCGAGGCGGCGGTCGAGGCATCCCATGCCCTGCCGTCCGAAGGCTGGCTCGGGCGGCTCGCCGAAGGGATGCCCGATGGCCCAATCGAGGCGCTGCTCGCCCAGGTTCGCGCGCTGACCTATGCGCGCGACGAGAAGGGTCAGGAAGCGGGCTATGGCATCGAGACCGAGATTGCGGAGCTTCCCGGCGAACTGGTCGAGGCGGCGGGTCATGCCGCACGCGCCCTAGCCGAAATACGCCTGCCGCTGATGAAGCTCGGCGCAAGGCTCGAGGCGGTGATGGAGGACGCGCCCGACTGGCTGGATGCGCAGGGTAGGGCCCGGGTCGACGGTGCGCGCCATTCGCTCGCCTGGCGGATCGATCTGCTGGCGGCGTGGGAGGCGATGCTGGCGCGTTTCGGTGGCCCTGCCGATCCGGAATTCGTCGACTGGTTCGCGGTCGATCGCAACGACGCGCGCGAATTCGACGTTGGATTGCATCGCCACTGGCTCGATCCGATGAAGCCCTTCGCGCGGGTGGTGCTGGAGCCCGCCCATGGCGTCATGCTGACCAGTGCCACTCTGACCGACCGTGGCGAGGACGGTCCGGACTGGCCGGGCGCGGTGGCGCGCAGCGGGGCGGTCCATCTGGATCTCCAGCCGCAGACCGCCGAGGCGCAGAGCCCGTTCGACTATGCCGCGCGTGCCGAAGTGCTGATTGTCACCGATATCCGCCGGGGCGATATCGCCGGACTGGCAGGGGCCTATGCGCGGCTGATCGAGGCGACCGATGGCGGGGTGCTCGGCCTATTTACCGCGATCCGCCGCATGCGCAGCGTGCATGGTCGCATCGCCGACCGGCTCGCCCGCGCCGGCCTGCCGCTCTTCGCTCAGCATGTCGATCCGATCGACACCGGCACGCTGACCGACATCTTCCGCGACGATCCGCGCGCCAGCCTGCTCGGCACCGATGCCCTGCGCGACGGAGTCGACGTGCCCGGGCGCAGTTTGCGCTGCGTGGTGATGGAAAGCGTTCCCTGGCCGCGCCCGACGATCCTTCACCGCGCGCGCCGCGCGGCGGCCGCGGCACGTGCCGACGGGGGCGGGGGGCAGGCCTATGATGACGCGATCATCCGCGCCCGCCTGGCCCAGGCATTCGGCCGGCTGATCCGCACGCATGACGATGCGGGGCATTTCGTGGTTCTCTCGCCCGCCTTCCCGAGCCGGCTACTGAGCGCCTTTCCCGCCGGCACACCTGTCATGAGAGTGACGCTCGACGAGGCTTTACAGCGTGTCGCGCACGGTGTTGGAAGGATCGCCGAACCCGTCCCGGAGAACGAAACGCAGTGATCACCCGCCGATGAAGAAACTGGGCCTGTTCCGCCACGCCAAGTCCGATTGGGGCGCGAGCGACATGCGCGACTTCGATCGCGGGCTTAACGCGCGCGGCCGGCGCGGCGCGCGCTTGATGGGGGATCATATCCGGAGACAGAATGTCGGCTGGGACCTGTTGCTCGCGAGTCCGGCGGAACGGGTACGCAATACGCTGGAAGAGGCGGCGATCGGGTTGGAACCCGAATGGGAGAAGCAGCTTTACCTCGCCTCGAGCGATTCCATCTGCGACGTGCTGCGCGCGAGGGGCAAGGATGCGGAGGCGATTTTTCTCGCCGGGCACAATCCAGCCCTTGGCGACATGATCCTCGAACTGGTGGCAGGTTCGGCCGAGAACGCTCTGTTCGATGAGGCCAAGATCAAGTTTCCCACGGCGACCTTCGCGATCCTCGAGCTCGACATCGAGCAATGGGCGGACCTTCGTTCCGAATGCGGCCGACTGGTGCATTTCACCCGCCCGCGGGATCTCGACGCGGAGCTTGGTCCTCAGGACTGACGAAGAAGGGCCGGACCTCGATGAAAGGCCCGGCCATGTCACCCGATTACCAGAAGAAATCGTAGATGACGTCCACGACCCGGCCGTCATAGCTGTCGACCAGCAGCACGTCGTCGTAATAGCGTATCCAGCGATAGGGACCATAGACCGGCGGCAGGCGATAGCGCCACGGATCGTTGATCTGGTAGCGGCTGCCGTAAAACAGGTTCTGCAGGCGGAAGCCGACATTCACCCGGCTATAGCGATGGGTGCGATAGGGCGAATAATAGCGCCCTATGCTGAACAGATTGCGGTTGCTCGCGCGGTAGCGTTGCCAGTCGTAGCGCTGGTTGTTCCGCCAGGAACGCTGATCCCAGCGGCGATAATCCTGACGGGCGTCGCGATAGAAGTCGCGATAATTGCGCCCGTCCTGCCGCCAGTCGCGCCGATCATCTCGGCGGTCTTCGCGCCAGTCGCGGCGATCCCCACGTCGGTCCTGTCGCCAGTCGCGCCGATCCTGTCGATCATCGCGCCGATCTTCCCGCCATTCCTGCCGGTTCTCGCGGCGATCCTCGCGCCAGTCCTGACGGTTCTCGCGACGATCCTGACGCCAACCTTGGCGGTTTTCGCGGCGATCCTGACGAGCATCTCGATCCTGCGCCTGAGCGCGCCGATCGCGGATTTGCTGCCGAATTTCGGGCGGAACCTGGCTCCGCGTCCGGTCGCCCCGAGGCTGGCTGCGGTCTGAGCGCTGAGCGAGCGCGAGTTCGGCCTGTGCGCCCAGAGTGGCAGCATTTGCCGGCATCCCGGTCGCGACCATGGCGAGCGCCATGGCAACAAAAGTGCTGCCCCTGCGAATTTTTTCGGGTGTCATGGAGCTCTTCCATCCTTCCAGATTGGCCGCTCCACCATACGCGGCGATTGTCGATGGATGGGGCAATAAGGGGGACGGGCTGACATGATACTGAATGAAGCGCATAGCCTCTCGTTCATGTTCCCAATGTGTTAAATGAACGCACTTGACCCGGCCGGTCTCTCATGTTCCGGAGGAGAAGATGATCGACACACTCAAGGCGGTCGAGGCCGATATCGCGCGTCGCTTGGTCGCCGGGGAACACGACCGCCGCTCCGCGATGCACACGCCGGTGATCGCTACGGCCGATGCCGATATGCGCGTAATGGTCCTGCGTCATTTCGACGAGGATCGGTGGATCCTTCGTTTCCACACCGATTCCCGCGCACCCAAGGTCGCAGCGATCGCGGGCGGAGCGCCGGTCGGCGTATTGTTTTACGATCGCGAGGCGAAGGTACAGATTCGCTGCCATGGGTTCGGACGGATCGAGGTCGATGGTTCCGTGGCAGACCGCGCCTGGAACGAAAGCACGAATTTCGCCCGTCGCTGCTACCTAGGCGCGGGGCCGGGTGAGGGGGCCGTCGGGCCGACGAGCGGCCTGCCCGAACGCTTCGAAGGGGTGGAGCCGAGCGACGGGGATCTCGCGCCGGTTCGGGATAATTTTGCCGTACTGATCGTCGAACTCGCCAGCCTGGACTGGTTCTATCTTTCGAACGACGGCCATCGCCGAGCGCGCCTCGAACGCACGGGCGGCGAATGGTCGGGAAGCTGGATTGCGCCCTAACCTAGCGGCGGACGAACTCGTCGAGACGCTCCGATTCGACCGGCGAGCTGTCGATCCGTTCGACCTCTGCGCGCGGCGGACCTTCGTGCATGGCAGCGATCATCCGTTCGACGGCGGCGCTTTCGCCTTCGACATGCGCCTCGACCGTGCCGTCGGTCTGGTTCAGGACCCAGCCGGCCAGTCCCAGTTGGCGGGCTGTCTCCACAGTCCAGTCGCGGTAGAACACGCCCTGCACGCGGCCATGGATGATAAGGCGGCGGGCGGTCACCGCAGCGATCCGCCGTCGATGCCCGCCCGCGACATGTGAATCACGCGGCCTGCTTGATATCGCGCAGGGTCAGATCGAAAGTCACGTCCTCGCCGGCGAGGGGATGGTTGCCGTCGGCCTTGATCGCCTCGTCGCCGACCTCGACCACGAAAAGCGTGATCGGCTGACCGTCCTGCCCCTGGGCCTGCAACTGCATACCCGGCTGCGGCGCGGCTTCGGGCGGGAGGTTGGAGCGGGGGATCTCCACTACCAGCTCCTCGCGCCGCGGGCCGAAGGCGTTCTCGCAGGGGATGTCGACGGATGTCTCGTCGCCCACTTCCATTCCGGTCAGCGCCTGTTCGATCTGCGGGAAGATCTGTCCGCCGCCGAGCGTGATCTGCTGGGGGCCCGCGTCTGCGGTGCTGCCGACTTCCTGACCGTCGCCGCGCTTGATGGCATAGTCGATGGTCACGGTGTCGCCGTTGTTGGGGGTAGTCATAGCAATCCTTTGATTTCGTGTTCGCGGCGCAAGAACGACGCCGCCGGGAAACGCGCCCGCTTGCCGGGCGCCTCGCACGTGAGTCTCGCAAATCGGGAAGGGGTAAGTCAAACGCAGTGCCGCAAGCGAGGCAGGGCCGGCCGGAATAAGGGCAGAGTTCATGGAACAGCAATGAGGCCGCTGCATTGCAAACCGATGTTGATTTCCAAGCTTTTCCGCACCGGATTCGTGCTGGCTCTTGTCGCGATCCTCGCGATCGCATTGATGCCGGCGGCACGGGCGCCGATGGTCTTCGCCTCCGACAAGCTCAACCACATTCTGGCGTTCTTCGTGCTTGCGGCGGGGGGAAGGATCGCCTGGCCCCAGCTGAACGGAGCCGTACTGGTCGGTCTCCTCGCCGCTTACGGCGGGCTCATCGAGATCCTGCAATGGGAGATGGGCTATGGGCGCGATGCGGACTGGATGGATTTCCTGGCGGACGTGATCGCGATTCTCGCCGGAATGGCAGTTGGCCATGCCTTCCTGCAATTGTTCCAGCAAGAGCGCACGCCAGCCGAGACCTGATCGCGGTGGCACTCTTACAGGGTCGCGCGCCTTAGTCCGGCGCGCAACCCCGATCGGTTCAGCGGGTCAGCTTCTTGTACTGCAGGCGGGTCGGCCGATCGGCCGCGTCGCCCAAGCGACGGCGCTTGTCTTCCTCGTACGCTTCAAAATTGCCCTCGAACCATTCGACATGGCTGTCGCCTTCGAAAGCGAGGATGTGCGTGGCCAGCCGGTCGAGGAAGAAGCGATCGTGGCTGATGACCACGGCGCAGCCGGCGAAATTCTCGATCGCCTCTTCCAGCGCGCCGAGCGTCTCGACGTCGAGATCGTTGGTCGGCTCGTCGAGCAACAGGACGTTGCCGCCCTCCTTCAACATCTTGGCCATGTGGACGCGGTTGCGTTCACCGCCCGACAATTTGCCGACGTTTTTCTGCTGGTCCTGGCCCTTGAAGTTGAACGCGCCGACATAGGCCCGCGTGCTCATGTCGTGGCCGTTGACCTTCATGTAGTCGAGCCCGTCGGAGATTTCCTCCCAGACGTTGTTGGTGGGGGTCAGGTCGTCACGGCTCTGGTCGACATAGCCGAGATGAACCGTCTCGCCGACCTCGATCGTTCCGCTGTCAGGCGTGTCCTGACCGGTGATGATCTTGAACAGCGTGGACTTGCCCGCGCCGTTCGGCCCGATCACCCCGACGATGCCGCCCGGCGGGAGCATGAAGGACAGGTCTTCGAACAACAGCTTGTCGCCATAGGCCTTGGTGATGTTCTTCGCCTCGATCACCTTGCCGCCGAGGCGTTCGGGCACCTGGATCACGATCTGCGCCTTGCCGGGCTTGCGGTCGTTCTGCGCGTCCTGAAGCTGTTCGAACTTGCGAATACGGGCCTTGGACTTGGTCTGGCGCGCGCTGGGGGTCTGCCGGATCCATTCGAGTTCGCGGCTGAGCGCCTTCTGGCGGCCGCTTTCCTCGCGGCTTTCCTGCTCGAGACGCTTGGCCTTCTTTTCGAGATAGGTCGAATAATTGCCCTCGTAGGGATAGTAGGACCCGCGATCGAGTTCGAGGATCCAGCCCACCACATTGTCGAGGAAGTAGCGGTCGTGGGTGATCATCAGCACCGCGCCGGGATATTCTTTGAGATGGTTTTCCAGCCACTGCACGCTTTCGGCGTCGAGATGGTTGGTCGGCTCGTCCAGCAGCAGGATGGAAGGCTTCTGGATCAGCAGGCGGGTGAGCGCCACGCGGCGCTTCTCGCCGCCCGACAGCTTGGTCACATCCCAGTCGCCCGGCGGGCAGCGCAGGGCCTCCATCGCGATCTCGAGCTGGTTGTCGAGCGTCCAGCCGTCGACCGCGTCGATCTTGGTCTGGAGGTCGTTCATCTCCTCGCCCAGCGCCTCGTAATCGGCATCGGGCTCGGCCATCTCGGCAGCAACCGCATTGTAGCGATCGACGAGATCGGCCGTATCGCGCGCGCCGTCCTTGACGTTTTCGAGCACGGTCTTGCTCTCGTCGAGCTGGGGCTCCTGCGGCAGATAGCCGACGGTGATGTTCTCGCCCGGCCATGCCTCCCCCGCATAATCGGTATCGATGCCGGCCATGATCTTCATCAGCGTGGACTTGCCAGCGCCGTTGGGGCCGACGATGCCGATCTTCGCGCCCTGATAGAATTGCAGGTTGATGTTGCTCAGCACCGGCTTGGGGGCGCCGGGGAAGGTCTTGGTCATGTCCTTCATGACATAGGCATATTGCGCGGCCATCGGGGTCGTCCTGTCTGCTCGATCTGATTGGAAACTCGTGCGCGCAGATAGGGGCTGCGCCCGGTTCGGGCAAGCTGGACTTGGGCCGGGCGGGGGGATAGCAGGGCGGGCATGATCAAACGCTCCCTGGCGCTTGCCGCGCTCCTCGCCGCCACATCGCTTTCTGCCAACACCCCGACGCCGCCGACCCGTTCGGTCGAGGACGTCGCCGACATTGCTCTCACCAACGATCAGTGGGCATGGGATTTCGTGGAGGGGATCACCACCGAAGTCGGGCCGCGGCAGGCGGGGACCGAGGCCGAGAAGCGCGGACGGGACTGGGCGGTGGCATGGCTCAGGAATGCCGGTTTCGCCAATGTCGCGGACGAGCCTTTCCAGATGGACACCTGGGTACCGGGCGATACGCACAAGGCCGAGATCGTCTCGCCCTTCTCGCAGCCGCTGGTGATCCAGCCGCTCGGCACAAGCGCCTCGACTGGGCCGGAAGGGATCACGGCGGAAGTGGTCGAATTCGCGAATGTCGATGCCCTGCGTGCCGCGCCGGATGGCAGCCTGAAGGGCAAGATCGCCTATGTCTCGCATTCGATGACGCCGACGCAGGACGGCTCACAATATGGCTTCGCCGGCCCGGCGCGCTGGGTCGCGGCGGGAATAGCGGCGA
The genomic region above belongs to Qipengyuania spongiae and contains:
- a CDS encoding SLC13 family permease, encoding MGGIFEVIDSHSAVIGLIALLVLLIAFILERHPPVTIAVTGAVAMLALGFVAPDDMLGVFGNNAPVTIGAMFVLSGALLRTGALEEVSGWVIRRTLRRPKLALAEVGAGTIGASAFMNNTPVVIVMIPIAKRLARVLHIASTRLLIPVSYLSILGGTITLIGTSTNLLVDGVATDKGLAPFGIFEITSVGIVSAAAGVAMLVLLGPLLLPDRPSRDDAEMGENESYLSHLVLNSDSELVGQILENTRFYRRPGVRVLAVRRGGELLRKGFQDEALEVGDQLVIAASPTEVASFAEGRDFRIGLTGVGGGISTSGPDTPRDLRLVNAVISPSHPMIGRKLSEIPMLSRLRVRVLGLARPRHLAGPDLASARVRAGDRLLIATGEDAVVSLQSNVDLAEVSDAPVQSFRRARAPIAIGTLAAVVAGAALFDLPIVALAIAGVAVVLLTRCIEPEEAWSAIDGSTLVLIFAMLAFGLGLENAGSIELIVITLQPVLAEASPFWLLVMIYAITSTLTETVTNNAVAVIMTPLVIALANALGIDARPFVVAVMFGASASFATPIGYQTNTLVYGAANYRFMDFVKIGLPMNVVVGIASCFAISVFF
- a CDS encoding RcnB family protein — translated: MTPEKIRRGSTFVAMALAMVATGMPANAATLGAQAELALAQRSDRSQPRGDRTRSQVPPEIRQQIRDRRAQAQDRDARQDRRENRQGWRQDRRENRQDWREDRRENRQEWREDRRDDRQDRRDWRQDRRGDRRDWREDRRDDRRDWRQDGRNYRDFYRDARQDYRRWDQRSWRNNQRYDWQRYRASNRNLFSIGRYYSPYRTHRYSRVNVGFRLQNLFYGSRYQINDPWRYRLPPVYGPYRWIRYYDDVLLVDSYDGRVVDVIYDFFW
- a CDS encoding FKBP-type peptidyl-prolyl cis-trans isomerase, with product MTTPNNGDTVTIDYAIKRGDGQEVGSTADAGPQQITLGGGQIFPQIEQALTGMEVGDETSVDIPCENAFGPRREELVVEIPRSNLPPEAAPQPGMQLQAQGQDGQPITLFVVEVGDEAIKADGNHPLAGEDVTFDLTLRDIKQAA
- a CDS encoding lysine--tRNA ligase, with protein sequence MTEASLPQIARNSKAWPFQEAQRLLKRYPDGTKPDGSPVLFETGYGPSGLPHIGTFQEVLRTTLVRRAFEALIGARPEDGKTRLVAFSDDMDGLRKVPENVPNKSVLEDNLGKPLTRIPDPFGKHDSFADHNNAMLREFLDRFGFDYEFVSASERYNSGAFDDALRLVLRKNQAILDIMLPTLREERRQTYSPVLPVSPTSGRVLQVPVEVVDAEAGMVRFTDEDGSTVEQSALGGMAKLQWKVDWAMRWYALGVDYEMCGKDLTDSVTQSGKIVQVLGGRKPEGLIYELFLDEKGEKISKSKGNGLTIEQWLDYGSEESLGFYIFPNPKSAKQLHAGVIPRAVDDYWQFRERLPEQELDKQLGNPAWHLLRADGSFAGSEAPGAGDSLPVTYALLLNLVGVLGAQADRDQVWSYLGNYIADPDPAEHPELDALVTNALAYNRDFVAPTLERRAPDAREAEALKALDAALLEMAPDTPAEDIQTIVYEIGKDEARGFESLRDWFRALYETLLGSAQGPRMGSFIALYGVANTRALIAEALARA
- the ettA gene encoding energy-dependent translational throttle protein EttA — translated: MAAQYAYVMKDMTKTFPGAPKPVLSNINLQFYQGAKIGIVGPNGAGKSTLMKIMAGIDTDYAGEAWPGENITVGYLPQEPQLDESKTVLENVKDGARDTADLVDRYNAVAAEMAEPDADYEALGEEMNDLQTKIDAVDGWTLDNQLEIAMEALRCPPGDWDVTKLSGGEKRRVALTRLLIQKPSILLLDEPTNHLDAESVQWLENHLKEYPGAVLMITHDRYFLDNVVGWILELDRGSYYPYEGNYSTYLEKKAKRLEQESREESGRQKALSRELEWIRQTPSARQTKSKARIRKFEQLQDAQNDRKPGKAQIVIQVPERLGGKVIEAKNITKAYGDKLLFEDLSFMLPPGGIVGVIGPNGAGKSTLFKIITGQDTPDSGTIEVGETVHLGYVDQSRDDLTPTNNVWEEISDGLDYMKVNGHDMSTRAYVGAFNFKGQDQQKNVGKLSGGERNRVHMAKMLKEGGNVLLLDEPTNDLDVETLGALEEAIENFAGCAVVISHDRFFLDRLATHILAFEGDSHVEWFEGNFEAYEEDKRRRLGDAADRPTRLQYKKLTR
- a CDS encoding ATP-dependent DNA helicase: MLPALPLPALHASHAGIWLRDANGATRGCAKGEAVMAVADTPHLVLNAPLVASRLGYPDLSGLDLLELFAFVHPARFCVPTPKGIAHALGLDEVEADDGVPLLLQQAAARLIETCEEESWAEREGAWSTLQSLTRLRWPWAQVLGPHVHKPERAEKWLFSRLPEWEEAPERPQPQQVLLDELEIEGQLERLTGEGSERREGQRLYAKGAGGVFAPRSREKRPHVLLAQAGTGIGKTLGYLAPASLWAERSGGTVWVSTYTKNLQRQLRKESARAWPAMRGDGSQPVVVRKGRENYLCLLNLEDALQGGFAGRPAILAHLVARWAAFSRDGDMIGGDLPGWLGTLFRKRGIAALTDQRGECVYAGCPHYRKCFIERSARASAQADLVIANHALVMVNAARGRDHAQRPTRIVFDEGHHVFDAADSTFAAALTGQEAIELRRWIVGPERSNRGRRRGLAARLADVASYDDAGGEAVEAAVEASHALPSEGWLGRLAEGMPDGPIEALLAQVRALTYARDEKGQEAGYGIETEIAELPGELVEAAGHAARALAEIRLPLMKLGARLEAVMEDAPDWLDAQGRARVDGARHSLAWRIDLLAAWEAMLARFGGPADPEFVDWFAVDRNDAREFDVGLHRHWLDPMKPFARVVLEPAHGVMLTSATLTDRGEDGPDWPGAVARSGAVHLDLQPQTAEAQSPFDYAARAEVLIVTDIRRGDIAGLAGAYARLIEATDGGVLGLFTAIRRMRSVHGRIADRLARAGLPLFAQHVDPIDTGTLTDIFRDDPRASLLGTDALRDGVDVPGRSLRCVVMESVPWPRPTILHRARRAAAAARADGGGGQAYDDAIIRARLAQAFGRLIRTHDDAGHFVVLSPAFPSRLLSAFPAGTPVMRVTLDEALQRVAHGVGRIAEPVPENETQ
- a CDS encoding acylphosphatase: MTARRLIIHGRVQGVFYRDWTVETARQLGLAGWVLNQTDGTVEAHVEGESAAVERMIAAMHEGPPRAEVERIDSSPVESERLDEFVRR
- a CDS encoding SixA phosphatase family protein, which translates into the protein MKKLGLFRHAKSDWGASDMRDFDRGLNARGRRGARLMGDHIRRQNVGWDLLLASPAERVRNTLEEAAIGLEPEWEKQLYLASSDSICDVLRARGKDAEAIFLAGHNPALGDMILELVAGSAENALFDEAKIKFPTATFAILELDIEQWADLRSECGRLVHFTRPRDLDAELGPQD
- a CDS encoding flavin-binding protein, producing MIDTLKAVEADIARRLVAGEHDRRSAMHTPVIATADADMRVMVLRHFDEDRWILRFHTDSRAPKVAAIAGGAPVGVLFYDREAKVQIRCHGFGRIEVDGSVADRAWNESTNFARRCYLGAGPGEGAVGPTSGLPERFEGVEPSDGDLAPVRDNFAVLIVELASLDWFYLSNDGHRRARLERTGGEWSGSWIAP
- a CDS encoding teicoplanin resistance protein VanZ encodes the protein MISKLFRTGFVLALVAILAIALMPAARAPMVFASDKLNHILAFFVLAAGGRIAWPQLNGAVLVGLLAAYGGLIEILQWEMGYGRDADWMDFLADVIAILAGMAVGHAFLQLFQQERTPAET